Below is a window of Struthio camelus isolate bStrCam1 chromosome 14, bStrCam1.hap1, whole genome shotgun sequence DNA.
cccccaaaggggctTTCCGAGGCACCGGGCCGCGGAGCAGGCGGGGAGGTGATGGACGAAGGGATTTTGGGTGCCGCAAGGTCCAGCCACCACTGGGCAGGAAACCGATGGGTGACGGAAACGGGGACGGGAACCAAACCGGATCGATTTTCCCCTCCGTTTGCAGAGCTCACGCTCCTCTCCGCACAGGAGGCTCCCGCCTGCCCGGTCGGCACCGGCGGCTGGAcacgcgccccccaccccgggcattACCGAGGCCACCGACGGCCACCACTCTTCCTCCGAGGCAGCCGGCCACGAAGTCGGCTCTCTTCTCCCTCATGCGGACGGCACGGCTCGGCTTGCTCCAGGcacctggggagggcagagcgcTCGAGCatcgccccgccggccccggggctcgtcTCCGGCTGCCGGCACGGGCGCAGCGGGTAcccggggcgggcgccgaggCCAGGGGCGCATCTCTGCACAGGGGGGAACGTCTCAGCGGCAGGTCCTGCCCTGGCTGCGGGCAGCGCCGCCAGCACGGGAGGCCAAAGCTCAGCGCCGGGAGGAACGCTGCGCCGCCCCGGCACTCACCCTGCGCGGGGTCGAACATCTCCACGGTGTTGACGAAGTGGGGGCGGGAGTAGAAGTTGtggggccccggctgctgcaGGCCCCCCAGGCTGAAGACGACCCCCTCGGCCATGGCGCAGCCGGCGAAGGCGCGCCGGCTGGGCACGCTGGGGTAGCGCGTCCAGCTCCGCGTCTCCAGGTCGAAGGCCTCGAAGGCGGTGACGGGCAGCTTGCCCTGCCGGCCCCCTGCGCAGAGAGGGGATGCTGCGAGGGGCCTGGCCGCACCTCCCCGGGGGGGTAGGATGGGGCCCGCTGGCTGCAACGCCTGCCGGGGACCCGGCCGGCCCGCGCCGGCGCGACGCCCTGCCCGCGGCACCTACCCAAGACGAAGATCTTGTTGCCCTGCAGGAAGGCGGAGGCCCCGTAGCagggggtgggcatggagggcaGGGGCTGCCAGCGGTCCTTCGCCGGCTCGTACACCCGGACCAGCGCCTGCGGGGACGTGTCCGCGCCCATGCCGCCCAGCGCGTAGACGGCGCCGTCTGCAAAACAGGCGGCGGCGAGCTGGGGAGGGATGTCGGCGGAGCCCGGCCGGCAGCCGGGCAGGAGCTTCCCCCggcggtgcggccgggcaggggcagcggaggatgcccggcggcgggcggcacggCGTCGCAGCCCCCcagtccccctccccacccgcagGACCACCAGGACAGGCTCTCCCGACCCTGACCGCCCCCGGCTCCGCGCACCCTGCCccaggtgggctggggggggggcggcgagccCGGCCAGGACGGACCGCGACGGCGGCCTGACCCCGTCGCAGCCCCGGTCGCCCTCGGCTGCTGCCCGCGGATGGGAGCGCAAGGCCATCGGCTCTAATTATACTCAGTCAGCTCCATCTCCCTGGAGACGCCATGGCAACACAGCCATGCTGCCAAATGCTGCTTCCACTTCGCCCCGCGCCGGCTGGCAccccgcggcggctcccgccgcggccgcggacccctctcccctcctcgccCACCCGCCCGGGGGGAGCAGCGGCGGGGGACGCCGCACAGGGCTCGCCTGGCTCCTCGCCCCACCGCGCGGCCGGGAGGCGAGCGCTGCTGCACCGAGGCTCGGAGGATGCTCCGCAAAGTTGGAGCGGGAGCATCCTCGGCCCCGGACCGGCTCAGGGTGGAGCAGGGTGCCAGCGAGCGTCAGGTCAGATCCTCCCGTGGGGCAAATCCCGTAGCCCAGGGCCTGCCGGAGCCACGTGGCCCAAAGCTGCTCGCGGCACACTGCCATCCCCACCCTGGGAAGGGGCACCCGTGAGCCCGGACGGGGCGAGGGCGGCCGGAGCGACCACCCCATTAACAGGATGGCCTGGTCACCCCAGGGCAAAGTCCTCATGGCCCATCTCAACCAGTAGCAAGATTCACGTGCCGCCTCGAGCATCCCCGTTCCCGCAGGCCGCGTCCCAGCCCCTCACCTCTCTGGACAGCACAGATGCCCATGGACGGCTGGGCCAGGGCCGCCTTCTTCTCCCACTTGCCCTCGTCCACGTTGTAAACCTCAACGGAGGCGAGGGGGCTCTGCGAGGCGTCCACACCGCCCACCACGAGGATCTGCTTGCCCACGGCCAGGGCGGCGGCACCGGCCCGCGGCGTGGGCAGCGGCGGGAGCGTGGTCCAACGCTGGGCCGGGAGGTCGAGCACCTCGGCGGCACCCAAcgcgcgcccgctgccgccgcagccgcccAGCACGAAGAGCTGCCCGTCGCGGTGCGCGGCGCTGCAGTAGACGCGCCGCGTGGGCATGGCGGGGAAGGAGGCCCACGCgaaagcggcggcggccgcggccatggaCCAGCTCAACCGCCCCGGGGgtccccgaccccggcccccgccgcgccgcccatccggcccgcggcggcggggctcagTGCGGGGCTGGCCCGGCTCTCGTGTGCCTTCTCctgcggggagagcagtggcatCAGCAGCAGTGGGCACGGACCGCTCCCCCCTGGCCCCTGGGGCTCCCGGTGCACAGCCCGCACCCACCGGGGCTCCCCAGGACTGCCTGCCCCCACGGGGGTCcctgctccccggggctcccggtgCACAGCCCGCACCCACCGGGGCTCCCCAGGACTGCCTGCCCCCACGGGGGTCcctgctccccggggctcccggtgCACAGCCCGCACCCACCGGGGCTCCCCAGGACTGCCTGCCCCCACGGGGGTCcctgctccccggggctcccggtgCACAGCCCGCACCCACCAGGGCTCCTGCTCCCTGGGGCTCCCGGTGCACAGCCCGCACCCACCAGGGCTCCCCAGGACTGCCTGCCCCACGGAGGTCcctgctccccggggctcccggtgCACAGCCCGCACCCACCGGGGCTCCCCAGGACTGCCTGCCCCACGGAGGTCCCTGCTCCCTGGGGCTCCCGGTGCACAGCCCGCACCCACCGGGGCTGCCGGTGCACAGCCCGCACCCACCGGCGCTCCCGCTCCCCCGGGCTGCCGGTGCACAGTCCGCATCCACCGGGGCTTCTGCTCCCCGGGGCTGCCGGTGCACAGCCCGCACCCACCGGCGCTCCCGCTCCCCCGGGCTGCCGGTGCACAGCCAGCACCCACCGGCGCtcccgctccccggggctgccggagcccccgcgccgccccgccgctgcccgggagcggggcaggcaccgcggccgccgcgctcacctcgccgcccgctccgccgctctccgcgccgccgccccgcgccggtcccgcccgctgccgccggaggcggcgccgcgcccgccgtctcccccccccgcacctgcccgccgcggccccgccgagcccgggcTGCcggcgagcggagcggagcagggcTCGGCCGCCCGGGCCGGGACCCCACGGgtgcctgcagccccctgcctccGCCgtgccagcccggcctccccgcagcGCACCGGCCCCGTTCCCCTTTCCAGCGAAAAGTCACGGAAGGAAAACAGCGGAGAGAGGTGCCGCTGCAGCGGCTCGGAGCGGGGAACGGCACCCAtcctgccctcctgctcccaccCCGCGCTCCTCAGAGGCGCTCGCCGCCTTTGCTGGAACAGCCTGGGGACTTGGGCTCACCTTTCTGAGGGGGCCTGGAGAGGACCCACAGCGGAGCCCGCTGCGAGCGCGGAGGCGCTTGGGGCTGCCGGGACGAGGAGCGCGTGTCTGGTGCTGGCCTGAGAGCCCGCGCTCAGAGGCCTGGCAGCAGAGCGAGGAAGGTGCTGCCGGTCCCAAAGCCAGGACTGTCAGCTGCTTCCTCACTTTGCTGAGCTCTGTGAACCAACAGGGACAGAAGGGCGCTTTCCACCTGCAAGCACAGGCAGAGTCAAGGGCAGGAAGGAATCTCACACCAAAAACAAGCTAGAaagatttgctttaaaaacagcTGTAAGTGACATCAAATCACTAGCTCTGCTAGGGAGGACACCGTAGAGCAACCAGTAACGGGCACCGCAGGCAGCACTGCACTTCCCAGTGGCACCGACTTCAAACCAGCTGCCACTGCAGGAGGCAGGAGTAACAGGGGAGGCCTGAACACCAGCGCGACTGCTTGTGCTGCGGTAGCAGTCGGGGCTGGCGCAGGGCCTCCACCCCAGCGTAAGAGCAGACACAAGAGGTAGCACCgccggcagaggggctccagtgtGGCAGACAGCTCTTCACAGCACAGCTGAGGAAAGGACCCCAGCAGAAGCAGTTTCTTCCCAGGGATCCCATCACACAAGCTCCCAGGACGCTTGTGTTTTGTGGAGAGGGCCTGGAGGTTCCTGGTACAACAGAGCGGGCGCATCACGCGTTGGAGAGGAGAGGGGACAGCTCGAAGCAGTAGCCCAGCCTGGGACTTTATCTGTGTG
It encodes the following:
- the KLHDC8B gene encoding kelch domain-containing protein 8B isoform X3, with translation MAAAAAAFAWASFPAMPTRRVYCSAAHRDGQLFVLGGCGGSGRALGAAEVLDLPAQRWTTLPPLPTPRAGAAALAVGKQILVVGGVDASQSPLASVEVYNVDEGKWEKKAALAQPSMGICAVQRDGAVYALGGMGADTSPQALVRVYEPAKDRWQPLPSMPTPCYGASAFLQGNKIFVLGGRQGKLPVTAFEAFDLETRSWTRYPSVPSRRAFAGCAMAEGVVFSLGGLQQPGPHNFYSRPHFVNTVEMFDPAQGAWSKPSRAVRMREKRADFVAGCLGGRVVAVGGLGLTKDKREGNTGERGCSVPPDL
- the KLHDC8B gene encoding kelch domain-containing protein 8B isoform X2 gives rise to the protein MAAAAAAFAWASFPAMPTRRVYCSAAHRDGQLFVLGGCGGSGRALGAAEVLDLPAQRWTTLPPLPTPRAGAAALAVGKQILVVGGVDASQSPLASVEVYNVDEGKWEKKAALAQPSMGICAVQRDGAVYALGGMGADTSPQALVRVYEPAKDRWQPLPSMPTPCYGASAFLQGNKIFVLGGRQGKLPVTAFEAFDLETRSWTRYPSVPSRRAFAGCAMAEGVVFSLGGLQQPGPHNFYSRPHFVNTVEMFDPAQGAWSKPSRAVRMREKRADFVAGCLGGRVVAVGGLGNQSCPLASAEGFSLSRKKWEPLPPMPTGRCSCSSCPAPSLLFVIGGVAQGPSGAVEALCLREAP
- the KLHDC8B gene encoding kelch domain-containing protein 8B isoform X1, which codes for MAAAAAAFAWASFPAMPTRRVYCSAAHRDGQLFVLGGCGGSGRALGAAEVLDLPAQRWTTLPPLPTPRAGAAALAVGKQILVVGGVDASQSPLASVEVYNVDEGKWEKKAALAQPSMGICAVQRDGAVYALGGMGADTSPQALVRVYEPAKDRWQPLPSMPTPCYGASAFLQGNKIFVLGGRQGKLPVTAFEAFDLETRSWTRYPSVPSRRAFAGCAMAEGVVFSLGGLQQPGPHNFYSRPHFVNTVEMFDPAQGAWSKPSRAVRMREKRADFVAGCLGGRVVAVGGLGPASYLNAGKREARVLAKARSGWMATSPGGTNRDSLERARRPTQRGPERPCAIARARFEELRNVHKIYGCPSPGLLHNHRIV